From the Prochlorococcus marinus str. AS9601 genome, the window TTCTGAGTAGAATTCTGCTGGCTCTAAATCACAAACTATCACCAAACCTATACCCGTATTGTGTGCTTCAAGCATTATGGCTATAGCATCTTGTTCGCTTAATTGCGGCACAACTTCCCTCAGTGAAATAGTGACATACTCCATAGAATTAACTGGGTCATTATGAAGTAAAACCTTATATTTTGGAGATTTATTTTTTAATTCAGCAGGTTTCTTTTCAATCACTGCTGAATTATTACTTCCACTTTGTTCTAACTTTATGGATAACATCAA encodes:
- the clpS gene encoding ATP-dependent Clp protease adapter ClpS → MLSIKLEQSGSNNSAVIEKKPAELKNKSPKYKVLLHNDPVNSMEYVTISLREVVPQLSEQDAIAIMLEAHNTGIGLVIVCDLEPAEFYSESLKSKGISSSIEKED